One Pseudochaenichthys georgianus chromosome 4, fPseGeo1.2, whole genome shotgun sequence DNA window includes the following coding sequences:
- the LOC117445688 gene encoding guanine nucleotide-binding protein G(I)/G(S)/G(O) subunit gamma-5: MSGSSSIVAMKKVVQQLRLEAGINRVKVSQAAADLQQFCLQHAQQDPLLCGMATSTNPFRPQKVCSFL; encoded by the exons ATGTCGGGCTCATCGAGCATTGTGGCGATGAAGAAAGTCGTCCAACAGTTACGTCTCGAAGCGGGCATCAACAGAGTAAAG GTGTCCCAGGCCGCCGCGGACCTGCAGCAGTTCTGCCTGCAGCACGCCCAGCAGGACCCTCTGCTCTGCGGCATGGCCACCAGCACCAACCCGTTCAGACCGCAGAAGGTCTGCTCCTTCCTATAG
- the rpf1 gene encoding ribosome production factor 1 produces MDITEVPVSNNNKGKKNEYKKPKNKSVTKERNAVEPKLEPKLEAKLEASETAFPPTFSVSEIKNKQRRHHMFMKFKLEKSKLKLQVKKKKKKEREALGDKAPPKEVPKTIENQRVYDETTVDPEDEEIAFDEGTDEFSAYFNGLTNPKVLITTSDRPRGRTVRFCEQLATVVPNAHVYYRRGLALKKIIPQCVARNFTYLMVINEDRKMPNGLVLCHLPDGPTAHFKISSVRLRKEMKRRGKDPTEHSPEVILNNFTTRLGHSIGRLLAALFPQDPQFVGRQVATFHNQRDFIFFRFHRYIFKNEKKVGIQELGPRFTLKLRSLQKGTFDSKFGEYEWVLKRHEMDACRRKFQI; encoded by the exons ATGGACATTACAGAGGTTCCCGTGAGTAATAACAATAAAGGTAAGAAAAATGAGTATAAGAAGCCAAAGAACAAGAGTGTGACTAAGGAGCGAAATGCAGTGGAGCCGAAGCTGGAGCCGAAGCTGGAGGCGAAGCTGGAGGCGAGCGAGACTGCCTTCCCCCCCACCTTCAGTGTGTCTGAAATCAAGAATAAACAGCGAAGACACCACATGTTCATGAAATTCAAGCTGGAGAAAAGCAAG CTAAAGTTGCAagtgaagaaaaagaagaaaaaagaaaggGAAGCTTTAGGTGACAAG GCACCACCTAAAGAAGTCCCAAAGACGATAGAAAACCAGAGGGTTTACGACGAGACAACAGTCGACCCAGAAGATGAAGAG ATTGCATTTGACGAGGGAACTGATGAATTTTCTGCCTATTTCAACGGGTTGACAAACCCAAAAGTGCTCATCACAACATCGGACAGACCAAGAGGG AGGACGGTGAGATTTTGTGAGCAGCTGGCCACAGTAGTCCCGAACGCCCACGTGTACTACAGAAGAGGTTTGGCCCTGAAGAAGATCATCCCTCAGTGCGTCGCCAGGAACTTCACCTACCTCATGGTCATCAACGAGGATCGCAAAATGCCCA ATGGATTGGTTCTTTGTCATCTTCCTGATGGGCCAACGGCACACTTCAAGATCAGCAGCGTTCGACTACGCAAGGAGATGAAG AGACGAGGCAAAGATCCAACTGAACACTCCCCGGAGGTGATCCTCAACAACTTCACCACACGTCTGGGCCACAGCATCGGCCGGCTGCTCGCTGCCCTCTTCCCACAGGACCCTCAGTTTGTGGGTCGACAGGTCGCCACCTTCCACAACCAGAGAGACTTCATCTTCTTCAGGTTTCACAG GTACATCTTCAAGAATGAGAAGAAGGTTGGTATTCAAGAGCTCGGCCCTCGCTTCACCCTCAAACTCCGCTCTCTCCAGAAAGGCACCTTTGACTCAAAGTTTGGAGAGTATGAGTGGGTCCTTAAG CGCCATGAGATGGATGCCTGCAGAAGGAAGTTCCAGATCTAA
- the LOC117445550 gene encoding deoxyribonuclease-2-alpha-like → MARTMMALLLTVGIVFQLSESRVTCRNDEGSEVDWYILYKLPGLSYMYMDESTNGWKLSGNTIDSSSGTLGNTLEPLLDYYVRKTEGFGYILYNDQLEEKTASSSFGHSKGVVMLDKDTGVWLSHSTPKFPTHQSQSFWPKSGNVNGQTFLCVTYSYGTFEQIGLQLMYIHPYAYDYVIPKTFHMELQYVALKTGYPTEGPFSRVENLTSLGGKRFVSFAKYTRFHDDLYSGLIVKSMPESLYVKGWGKGRSIQLPSNCSTRIPHHVYNVKMVKLLETVYSDTEDHSKWCVAPNIGRTCIADLNRHESQKNRGGGAICFQNVAVAKAFKTTIKDYERCVTPHFDL, encoded by the exons ATGGCT AGAACAATGATGGCGTTGCTCTTGACTGTTGGGATTGTTTTTCAACTGTCAGAGTCACGTGTGACATGCAGGAATGATGAAGGAAGCGAGGTGGACTG GTATATTCTGTACAAGTTGCCCGGTTTGTCCTATATGTACATGGATGAGAGCACCAATGGATGGAAACTCAGCGGAAATACCATTGACAGTTCATCTGGCACTCTGGGAAACACCCTGGAACCTCTTTTGGACTACTACGTCAGAAAG ACTGAAGGTTTTGGATACATTTTATATAATGATCAACTTGAAGAAAAAACAGCTTCTTCATCATTTGGACACAGTAAAG GTGTTGTGATGTTGGACAAAGACACAGGAGTCTGGCTCTCACACTCTACACCAAAATTTCCAACACATCAAAGTCAAAGCTTCTGGCCAAAAAGTGGAAATGTTAATGGTCAGACATTTTTGTGTGTGACTTACTCCTATGGTACATTTGAACAAATAG GATTGCAGCTCATGTACATTCATCCCTATGCATATGACTATGTCATCCCGAAAACCTTTCACATGGAGCTGCAATATGTTGCACTGAAGACTGGTTACCCTACAGAAGGTCCCTTTTCTCGTGTGGAAAATCTGACGTCATTGGGAGGAAAACGTTTCGTCAGCTTTGCAAAATACACACGTTTTCATGATG ATCTTTATTCTGGCCTTATTGTGAAGTCTATGCCGGAGAGTCTGTACGTGAAAGGCTGGGGAAAGGGTCGCTCAATTCAGCTGCCGTCTAACTGCAGCACACGCATCCCGCATCATGTGTACAATGTAAAGATGGTTAAACTCCTGGAAACGGTCTACAGTGATACTGAAGATCACTCCAAGTGGTGTGTGGCTCCTAATATTGGGCGGACCTGCATTGCTGATTTGAACAGGCATGAGAGTCAGAAGAATAGAGGTGGAGGAGCAATATGCTTTCAAAACGTTGCAGTTGCAAAAGCTTTCAAAACCACAATCAAAGATTATGAACGATGTGTTACTCCACATTTTGATCTTTAA